One Candidatus Thioglobus autotrophicus genomic window, AGCGCTCAGCATGACTGAATGTTAAGCCAATAGCCTTAATCGCTTAAAAATTTTGGAAATTTCCCAAATGGGCTTATATTAGTAAAAAATGCTAAAAATAGGTAGTTTTAGGGTAAAAATAGATAATAATTACGATAAATATCGATTTTTTAACAAAAAATAGGCTGTTTATCGCTAAAAACTATAAAAAATATACCAATATCTGGACTCATTCGCAAAATCTGCGAAATTTTAATGATAAATTGGATTTTTACCAGATTTTAAAGTGGTAATTTTTTCCAAAATCAAGCCGTAAGGAATTTGAAAAGTCAGGAGCTTATAAATTATAAGCGACTGCTTTTGAAAATTTCGACAACAAAGCGTTTGGAAAAAAGTACCCTTTAAAATTCGATGCCTTCAATTTCAGCAATCGTGTGGATGTCCTTATCACCACGCCCTGAAAGGTTGATGATAATATGCTGATCGGGTGTTAATGTTTGCGCAAGCTTGAAGCCGTAGGCCACCGCGTGAGAAGACTCGAGTGCAGGCAAAATACCTTCAACTTTGGTTAGCGTGTGAAAGGCGTCTAGCGCTTCGTCATCAGTAATGGCAACATAATGTGCGCGACCTGAATCTTTCAAATAGGCATGCTCAGGCCCAACACCGGGATAATCTAGCCCGGCAGAGATTGAGTGGCCTTCAATAATTTGCCCGTCTTTATCTTCCATCAAATAAGTACGATTACCGTGCAACACACCAACACTGCCTGCACATAAAGGTGCCGCATGTGCAGTTGGACCTTTTTCAAGGCCGTGCCCTGCTGCTTCTACACCGTAGATTTCAACTGATTTATCATCAATAAATTCATGAAAAAGACCAATTGCATTTGATCCACCGCCCACACAAGCTACCAATGCATCTGGCAAACCGCCCACTTGATCGGCAAACTGCTTTTTCGCTTCTTTGCCAATAATACTTTGAAAATCGCGCACCATCATTGGATAAGGGTGCGGACCTGCGACGGTGCCAATGATATAAAAAGTGTCATCAATATTAGTAACCCAGTCGCGCATAGCTTCATTAAGCGCATCTTTTAGAGTTTTTGAGCCCGACGTTACTGGAATGACTGTTGCTCCGAGTAACTTCATACGAAAAACATTCAAAGCTTGGCGCGCAACATCCACCTCACCCATATAAACCACACACTCAAGCCCTAGCCTAGCTGCCACGGTCGCTGTTGCAACGCCGTGTTGGCCTGCACCAGTTTCAGCAATAATGCGTGTCTTTCCTAGACGCTTTGCCAATAAAGCCTGACCAATCGTGTTGTTTACTTTATGTGCACCGGTATGATTTAAGTCTTCACGTTTGAGGTGAATCTGCGCACCGCCGAGTTTTTGGCTTAAATTTTGCGCATGATATAGTGGCGTAGAACGCCCCACATAATGCTTGAGATCGTGCTCAAACTCGGCTATAAAATCTGGATCATCTTTAAATTTTTCATAAGCATCCTTAAGTTCGGTAACAGCTGTAACCAGTGTTTCTGGCATAAATGCGCCGCCATATTGTTCGAAATGACCCTTATCGTCGGGTAAATTGTAATTACTCATAAGTTTGCTTGTTGAATGAATTGTTGTATTTTTTCAAGATCTTTAACGCCTTTTGCGCTTTCTACACCGCTGGATACATCGAGCGCATAAGGATTGACTTGATTCACCGCCTGAGCAGCAGTTTCAGGGTTAAGCCCTCCTGCCAAAATAATCGGCAACTCAATATCTACTTGAGCCAACGACCAATCAAAACGCTCGCCCGTACCGCCATAATTCGTTGGGTGGTAAGCATCTAATAACAGACCGCTGGCCTGCTGATACGCTTGTGCGAGTTGGGGAATGTTTGTCTGCTCATTGACCCGCAAAGCCTTAATATACGGCATAGCATATTGTGCGCATTCTAGCGGCGATTCATCACCATGAAATTGCAAAGTATCCAGTGGCACTTCACACAACACCTCATCAATAAAATATGAATCGGCGTTAACAAATAAGCCTACCCGATTAATAAAAGGTGGCAATGCCTGAACAATTTCTAGGGCGCGCTCAACCTCAACATAACGCGGAGATTTTTGATAAAAAACCAAGCCAATTGCGTCAATACCCAGCAAGGACGCATCACGTGCATTTTGAGCCTGAGTAAAACCACAAATTTTGATTTTCATTTATTTTCCTTCAGCGTCTAACTTGGCTCTAATGGTATCACGATCAACCCACCAGTTGTCACCAACGAGCTGCTCAACCGCGCTAGAAAGCTTGGGCAAGAATACTTCTGGCTTATCTAATTGCAGGGTTTTACGCCATAAATCAAAGGTTGATTGGTCAGTCACATGCGAATGCTCATCGGCAACCGAGGCAATCATCTGTGAGGCAAAGAACGTTAAGTCGTCATTTGCACCGCGACGAATAGAAACAATATAGTGAGCTACTGCAGCAGCGTAGGCTTTAGTATCAGCACCCTTTGGCGACTCCTCTACTAAATGTTGTAGCATGGCCACGGTAATTTCTGGATCAATTGGGAAAGTAACGCTCAACCATAAAGCATGGCCCAATGCCTTTAATGCATCAGGACCTTCTGATAAAAACATCGCATCACAAGCTTCTGTTGCCAATTCCCAAAGCTCGTTGTCTTTCGCCAGATCAAAGGCTGCCATCGCCTTTTCCCAAGCATCCGCCCCCTTGTAACGCTCAACTTGAATGCGGGCAATTTCTAGCAAGGTGTTAATACGCTCCTCAACTGGCGTGTCTGGCGTTTGCTCAGAAAGCTGTTTTTCAAAAAACTCTAGGCGTGCGACCAGCTGCTCTTCGTTAGCATACAAATCTTCGCCGTCTTCTGCGTCAAATATTTGTTCTTTATTTAGGTATTTTCCCATGGCTTTTCCTTTAGTAAAAGGCCGCTTCTAGGCGGTCTTCCCAGTTATCTGGCACATCTGCATAATCGGGCTTCACATCCATACGGAAGAAGCGCTCATCAGAAGCTTTTGAGATGGTTTTAAGTACTACCACTAGCTCTTCAAAGCTATCAATTTGCGGATTTCCGATCATTATTTCGCTAATTAGTAACATAACATTTGATATTTAACAATAAATGCTTTGCATTTTACACCGACAAGGTGAAAAAAGGCTGTGTGATAATAAGGCTATGGCGCCCTATTACTTTTTCTTAGCGGGCTTTTTGGTAGATTTACTCGTAGATTTTTTAACTGTCGATTTTTTTGGCGCAGCTTTTTTGCGTGTTTTGGTTTTTGGCTTAAGCTTCCCAGAAATAGCCTTCTTACACTCTTCCAGGGTTAGATCAACAGGCTCTTTATCACCAAATACTTTTTTAATGGTAATATTTTTTTGCCCTTTTCCACGCTTTTTACCATTCCAAATATACGGTCCAAAGCGACCATTTAGGACTTGAATTTCAGACTCATCGAAGGTTTTAATAATGCGCTCTGCATCAAATTTTTCCTTGGCTGCAATTAGTTCTAACGCCGTTGTCAAATCCACTTCTTCTGGTATATGTTCTTTTAGAGAGACGTATTTTTTACCGTATTGAAGGTAAGGTCCAAAACGTCCATAGTTGGCTTTAATCACGCCATAATCATCTGTTTCACCAACGGTGCGCGGCATGTTGAATAATTCTAACGCCTCATCCAAAGTAATGGTTTCAATGTCAAGCGTACCTCTCAGTGCTGCAAAAGTAGGCTTGTCTTCATCGTCTTTATGACCAATTTGTGCAAATGCACCATAACGCCCAAAGCGAACACTGACCGGTTTTCCAGATTTTGGATCTTCGCCCAACTCACGCATACCATGTGTTTCTTCTCTAGAAATATCTGCTGCTGCTTCAATTTGCGCATGAAATGGATCATAGAAGTTTTTCACCACATTTTTCCAAGGCACATTTTGCGTCGCAACCGTGTCAAAATCACTTTCTAATTTGGCGGTAAATTCGTAATCAATAATATTACTAAAGTTTTTCACTAGAAAGTCATTTAACAAATAAGCAACATTCGTCGGAAAGAGTTTGTTCTTTTCAGCACCTGTTGTTTCACTAGGCCTTGACTCAACCACCGTATTGTCTTGTATCTCAATCAGTTCGTACTCACGCTCATAACCCTCTCGAGTTTCTTTGCTGACATAATTACGATCCTGAACCGTGGAGACCATAGTGGCAAAGGTAGACGGCCTACCAATACCCATTTCTTCCACTTTTTTAACCAACGAGGCTTCGGTATAACGCGGCTTGGCGCGAGAAAAACTCTCTCTTGCAGAGAAGCTAGCAAGGGTTAAAGCATCACCCTCACTCAAGTCAGGTAGCAATTTATCGTCAGCAGACAGATAATCATAAACTTTTAAAAAGCCTGGGAATGTTAAGATTTCACCGTTGGCCACAAATTGCTCATCTGCATTGGATGCCACGACTTTAATCTGGGTTTTTTGTAATTGTGCATCGCTCATTTGCGAGGCAAGTGTGCGCTTGTAAATAAGGCTATATAGTTTGGCCGTTTGCTCATCTACCCCATAAATACTTGGTTTGGTCAGATCCGTTGGGCGGATTGCCTCATGCGCCTCTTGTGCACCTGAATCTTTAGTCTTAAAGCGTCTGGTATGGTGATATTGTTCACCAAACTCTTGCTCAATCACCTTGCCTGCTGCTTCAATTGCAGTTTCTGATAGGGTGAACGAGTCTGTTCTCATGTACGTAATCGATCCTTCGCGATACAAATTCTGGGCAATGGTCATGGTTTGCTTAACCGAAAATCCCAATTTTTGCGAGGCTTCTTGTTGTAAAGTTGAGGTGATGAAGGGCGCTTTTGGCGAACGTTTTGAAGGTTTTTTCTCAATCGAGATAACCTTCAATTCTGCTGATAATAACTTGGTGGCAAAAGCGAATGCCTCTGTCTTAGAGTCAAAATCTTTATTGAGCTTAACATCAACTACTTCACCACTTGCATTTACCAGTTCAGCTTTAACTTTGTAAGTTGATACCGAGGTGTGCTGAGTAATCTCTCTTTCTCTTTCAACCACAAGACGCATCACCGGAGACTGTACACGCCCCGCTGAACGCGCCCCTGAGATTTTGCGCCATAATACCGGCGAAATTTCAAAACCTACTAAGCGATCAATAATTCGGCGTGCTTGTTGCGCATCTACTAAATGATAGTCCACCGTTCTTGGTGCGGTAATGGCGCTAGTAATCGCGCCTTTAGTAATTTCGTGAAAAACGATTCTAGCGGTATCTTTTGGAAGTTTGAGTGCTTCTAGCAAATGCCAAGCAATGGCCTCACCTTCGCGATCCTCATCCGTTGCTAGGTACACTTTTTCTGCTGACTTAACCGCTTTGCGCAATTCGGCAACAACTTTCTTTTTATCAGCTGTTACTTCATAGGTAGGCTCGAAGTTATTTTCAATGTCGATACCCATGTTCTTTTTTGGCATATCGCGAATATGGCCAATACTTGACTTAACAACATAATCTTTGCCCAAAAATTTTTCAATCGTTTTGGCCTTGGCAGGGGACTCAACGATAACTAAGTTCTTAGCCATTATTGTAAGGTACGGTTTTCATCAAGAAACACAATAGACTCAAGCCATTGAGCCGATATTTCGCCGTCGACACTATTGCCCAATACCATCATAACTACCCATTTCAGATCTTCTAATTCAATGCCAGTGTCGCCCAGTGACATTACTTGCTCAATAATCATTTCACGTTGATTAGCGTCTAGCTGGCCTACATTTTCCATAAACAGTAAAAAACCACGCGCCTTAGCATCCAATTTTGATTGCTCAGCATCTGTATAAATACGCATGCTGGTTTGATGAATTAAATCAAATGGCTTAATTTTTCCGTCTTGCAAGGTGGCGATATTTTCCAACCAGCTTAGCGCCTTATCAATACCTGCAACATCAAAGCCGGCATCTGATAGGTGAGCCTTTAGCTCACTATCGTTAATTTCGTGTGCGTTGTTCTGTTCCGCTTCTTCGAAAAGATAATCGAACATATAAGTAAGAACGTCGAGAATATTATGTGTCATGTTATAAATTTTATTTAATTAATACGTAGCCTTGTGCGTGCGTTTTTTCTAGCTTGCCTGCTAACTCTAACAAGAGTAACTCTTGAGATACTACCTGTGGGCTGAGTCGGGTTTTTTCAACCAACTGATCAACACTCAAAGGTTCATAGCTGAGACATTTTAATACTTTAGACCCAGTTTTGTCCATCTCTTTTATAGAATCGGTATTTTTCTGTGGCAGTATATCACTCAATGAGTCCTTTGGTAGCTCCTCAACAATGTCATTTACACTGCTAACCAGCTTAGCACCTTGATTAATCAAATAGTGACATCCTTCAGACAAAGGGTTGTGAATTGAGCTGGGAATAGCAAATACTTCTTTACCTTGCTCGGCGGCCAGTTTGGCAGTAATCATCGTGCCGCTCTTAATACTTGCCTCAACCACTAGCGTGCCCAGACTCAAACCACTAATAAGTCGATTACGCCTAGGAAAGTTACTGGCCATGGGGGATGTGCCAATAAAAAATTCAGATATAAGTGCGCCCTGCATAGAAATTTGGTGTGCTAAAGACTTGTGTTTTGCTGGATAGATTCTATCAAGCCCTGTACCACACACAGCAATGGTTTTGGCGCCCTGCTCTAATGCGCCGATATGTGCTTGTGCATCGATACCACTAGCCATTCCAGAGGTAATGACCAAGCCCAGTTTGGCCAAATCAGCTGCAAATTGTTGTGCATTTTGCTCGCCACCTGTGGTGGGATTTCTACTGCCAACAATAGCCAACTGAGGATCCTGAAGACAATCAACATCACCCCTAACATAGAGTATCGGTGGCGGATCAGAGATGGTTTTTAATTGGGATGGATAACGTTTATCAATTAAGGTTAAGATGTGACAATTCTCTTTTTGCATCCAATCAAGATCCGCTTGCACAAGGGCCACATCAGCAGACGCCAAATAAGTCAGTGTTGGCTTTTTAAACAAACCAGTATTGAGTCTGTCACTATGGCTGGCAAGAAACACTTGTTGTGGCGTTTCAAAATGTTGCAACGCTTTATAGAATGTTTTAATGCCTAAATGTGGCGCTTTTAACAATAACAACCAATAAACCAAATCCATTAACGACCTTATCTAAAATCTTGAATAGGGGTCATTGTAGCATCTATATTAGTCTACAAGCTATATTCGTCACAGTTA contains:
- the trpB gene encoding tryptophan synthase subunit beta; translated protein: MSNYNLPDDKGHFEQYGGAFMPETLVTAVTELKDAYEKFKDDPDFIAEFEHDLKHYVGRSTPLYHAQNLSQKLGGAQIHLKREDLNHTGAHKVNNTIGQALLAKRLGKTRIIAETGAGQHGVATATVAARLGLECVVYMGEVDVARQALNVFRMKLLGATVIPVTSGSKTLKDALNEAMRDWVTNIDDTFYIIGTVAGPHPYPMMVRDFQSIIGKEAKKQFADQVGGLPDALVACVGGGSNAIGLFHEFIDDKSVEIYGVEAAGHGLEKGPTAHAAPLCAGSVGVLHGNRTYLMEDKDGQIIEGHSISAGLDYPGVGPEHAYLKDSGRAHYVAITDDEALDAFHTLTKVEGILPALESSHAVAYGFKLAQTLTPDQHIIINLSGRGDKDIHTIAEIEGIEF
- a CDS encoding phosphoribosylanthranilate isomerase, which translates into the protein MKIKICGFTQAQNARDASLLGIDAIGLVFYQKSPRYVEVERALEIVQALPPFINRVGLFVNADSYFIDEVLCEVPLDTLQFHGDESPLECAQYAMPYIKALRVNEQTNIPQLAQAYQQASGLLLDAYHPTNYGGTGERFDWSLAQVDIELPIILAGGLNPETAAQAVNQVNPYALDVSSGVESAKGVKDLEKIQQFIQQANL
- the topA gene encoding type I DNA topoisomerase: MAKNLVIVESPAKAKTIEKFLGKDYVVKSSIGHIRDMPKKNMGIDIENNFEPTYEVTADKKKVVAELRKAVKSAEKVYLATDEDREGEAIAWHLLEALKLPKDTARIVFHEITKGAITSAITAPRTVDYHLVDAQQARRIIDRLVGFEISPVLWRKISGARSAGRVQSPVMRLVVEREREITQHTSVSTYKVKAELVNASGEVVDVKLNKDFDSKTEAFAFATKLLSAELKVISIEKKPSKRSPKAPFITSTLQQEASQKLGFSVKQTMTIAQNLYREGSITYMRTDSFTLSETAIEAAGKVIEQEFGEQYHHTRRFKTKDSGAQEAHEAIRPTDLTKPSIYGVDEQTAKLYSLIYKRTLASQMSDAQLQKTQIKVVASNADEQFVANGEILTFPGFLKVYDYLSADDKLLPDLSEGDALTLASFSARESFSRAKPRYTEASLVKKVEEMGIGRPSTFATMVSTVQDRNYVSKETREGYEREYELIEIQDNTVVESRPSETTGAEKNKLFPTNVAYLLNDFLVKNFSNIIDYEFTAKLESDFDTVATQNVPWKNVVKNFYDPFHAQIEAAADISREETHGMRELGEDPKSGKPVSVRFGRYGAFAQIGHKDDEDKPTFAALRGTLDIETITLDEALELFNMPRTVGETDDYGVIKANYGRFGPYLQYGKKYVSLKEHIPEEVDLTTALELIAAKEKFDAERIIKTFDESEIQVLNGRFGPYIWNGKKRGKGQKNITIKKVFGDKEPVDLTLEECKKAISGKLKPKTKTRKKAAPKKSTVKKSTSKSTKKPAKKK
- a CDS encoding DUF494 family protein, whose translation is MTHNILDVLTYMFDYLFEEAEQNNAHEINDSELKAHLSDAGFDVAGIDKALSWLENIATLQDGKIKPFDLIHQTSMRIYTDAEQSKLDAKARGFLLFMENVGQLDANQREMIIEQVMSLGDTGIELEDLKWVVMMVLGNSVDGEISAQWLESIVFLDENRTLQ
- the dprA gene encoding DNA-processing protein DprA, with translation MDLVYWLLLLKAPHLGIKTFYKALQHFETPQQVFLASHSDRLNTGLFKKPTLTYLASADVALVQADLDWMQKENCHILTLIDKRYPSQLKTISDPPPILYVRGDVDCLQDPQLAIVGSRNPTTGGEQNAQQFAADLAKLGLVITSGMASGIDAQAHIGALEQGAKTIAVCGTGLDRIYPAKHKSLAHQISMQGALISEFFIGTSPMASNFPRRNRLISGLSLGTLVVEASIKSGTMITAKLAAEQGKEVFAIPSSIHNPLSEGCHYLINQGAKLVSSVNDIVEELPKDSLSDILPQKNTDSIKEMDKTGSKVLKCLSYEPLSVDQLVEKTRLSPQVVSQELLLLELAGKLEKTHAQGYVLIK